The Chryseolinea soli genome contains a region encoding:
- a CDS encoding ribosomal protein L7/L12: protein MDSYNYFRSYKNYFWQWEDNGEVIAIPDEATIAYKNQVVEILERLAPQGLPPFGSLLLAIIATNANADAALDAVYVRITRFMETTDDVVLAKAMIFLKRLATMPQEYKQGDKRALLLQVLFKGCHNINSIKDSKAAYEFLKSGSLPLDSPVERVAGDTRELKIIALMDSRFNSVDLIIKAIGGLPDKDQIEIDFDHTPGENSSAQPDLDLIDQLIANSTTFTVGSLVRWLWGGLNIPVHSALPSAQPLGGISDLTNKGDFDKLLVSEFANDDLFFMSRLANNEALYIHREIPPAHNDLHRIILIDASMKCWGTPKAMAFATLLAIAKHPKTDIDCQAFVLGAEKYYPVSFENMHTIIDAMDIVAGTLHCSGGLAAFFNDHGKDKNKEVFFITEASTLKQGALLKTMTENHQHIHYQVLTDVEGNIDVYKRHKNSKKHLQHIKLPLDTLWKKEKPKKVSRSAIKETKSTVGIYPILIRDAGHAKKVLVAPNGQIFQVSGNKAIFRFYDKTKEKHAVGWDLVFENLPFNTNIAEVGLSEKGEYVFLLFNANTREVLLVNISTGEKQRLTFDQWRSNGTHSFIFETGKFVHYHPGGAWTITLDGKVDAITTWEIAKFKARADELAAVANKYTFNTGVFKNIHQVFINSAGQLIFNKHALMLEATDKSIRFLQSSDRAVKINARRISDVAFEFPDGSLVEVNRLGLITLKSSTIAIPAVYVPSLIDSPLGVATLYRFAGNEFYYKEPLFEIVLQNAGPQLLATIKTIRANSEMSLKEVKTLAENTPAVLPVYFKEQSAVEIKEKLEEIQAEVEVRRIHHLESKMEKISTTDFFGQHIAAFIKNILDHGA, encoded by the coding sequence ATGGATAGCTATAATTACTTTAGATCGTACAAGAATTACTTCTGGCAATGGGAGGACAATGGGGAAGTTATTGCTATTCCGGATGAAGCCACGATAGCCTACAAAAACCAAGTGGTCGAAATTTTAGAGCGACTTGCTCCCCAAGGCCTGCCTCCCTTTGGATCGCTTCTTCTGGCCATCATCGCCACTAACGCTAACGCCGATGCGGCGTTGGATGCCGTGTATGTAAGAATAACCCGTTTCATGGAAACGACAGACGATGTTGTGCTGGCAAAAGCCATGATCTTTCTAAAGCGGTTGGCGACGATGCCGCAGGAATACAAACAAGGCGATAAAAGAGCGCTGCTCCTGCAAGTGCTTTTCAAAGGCTGTCACAATATCAATTCTATTAAAGATTCAAAAGCTGCGTATGAGTTTCTGAAATCCGGAAGCCTACCGTTGGATAGTCCGGTGGAAAGAGTCGCGGGAGATACAAGAGAATTAAAAATAATCGCCTTGATGGACTCCCGTTTTAATTCGGTTGATTTGATCATCAAGGCGATCGGTGGTCTCCCGGATAAAGATCAAATTGAAATTGATTTTGATCATACACCCGGCGAAAATTCGTCAGCCCAGCCCGACCTCGACCTGATCGATCAACTCATAGCCAACTCGACGACCTTTACCGTCGGTTCGCTTGTGCGTTGGCTTTGGGGCGGCCTCAACATTCCCGTGCACAGCGCATTGCCCAGCGCGCAACCGCTGGGGGGTATATCGGACCTTACCAACAAGGGTGATTTCGACAAGCTTCTGGTTTCCGAGTTTGCTAACGACGATCTTTTCTTTATGTCGCGGCTGGCCAACAACGAAGCGCTCTACATCCACCGCGAAATACCACCGGCCCACAACGACCTGCACCGCATCATCCTGATCGATGCCTCCATGAAATGCTGGGGCACACCCAAAGCCATGGCGTTTGCCACCCTGTTGGCCATTGCCAAACATCCGAAGACCGACATCGACTGCCAGGCGTTTGTGCTAGGGGCAGAAAAGTACTACCCCGTATCGTTCGAAAACATGCATACCATCATTGATGCCATGGACATCGTTGCCGGCACGTTGCATTGCAGCGGTGGTCTGGCGGCGTTTTTCAACGACCATGGGAAAGATAAAAACAAAGAGGTGTTCTTTATCACCGAGGCGTCCACCCTAAAGCAAGGGGCGTTGCTGAAGACCATGACCGAAAACCATCAGCATATCCACTACCAGGTGCTCACCGATGTAGAGGGAAACATCGATGTGTATAAACGGCATAAAAATAGCAAGAAGCATCTTCAGCACATCAAGCTTCCACTGGATACCCTTTGGAAGAAGGAAAAGCCAAAGAAGGTATCGCGCTCAGCCATCAAGGAGACAAAATCGACCGTTGGGATCTATCCTATTTTGATTCGCGATGCGGGCCATGCAAAAAAAGTACTCGTTGCGCCCAACGGACAGATCTTTCAGGTAAGCGGCAATAAGGCCATCTTCCGGTTCTACGATAAAACAAAGGAGAAACATGCCGTGGGCTGGGACCTGGTCTTTGAAAATCTACCTTTCAACACCAACATTGCCGAAGTCGGCCTTTCAGAAAAAGGCGAGTATGTGTTCCTCCTGTTCAATGCCAACACGCGCGAAGTTTTATTGGTAAACATTTCCACTGGCGAAAAGCAGCGCCTTACCTTTGATCAATGGCGATCCAACGGCACTCATTCGTTTATCTTTGAGACTGGCAAGTTTGTCCACTATCATCCCGGCGGTGCCTGGACAATAACCCTCGACGGGAAAGTAGACGCAATAACAACCTGGGAAATAGCCAAATTTAAAGCCCGTGCCGATGAGCTTGCGGCAGTAGCCAACAAATACACCTTTAATACGGGGGTCTTCAAAAATATCCACCAGGTGTTTATTAATTCGGCTGGTCAGCTGATTTTCAACAAACATGCGCTAATGTTGGAGGCTACCGATAAAAGCATCCGATTTTTACAATCGTCCGATCGGGCTGTAAAGATCAATGCGCGGAGGATTAGCGATGTTGCGTTTGAGTTTCCCGACGGTAGTCTGGTCGAAGTAAATCGTTTAGGCCTGATAACCCTTAAAAGCAGCACCATCGCCATACCGGCGGTTTACGTTCCTTCTTTGATCGATTCACCTCTAGGCGTGGCAACTTTATACCGTTTCGCAGGCAACGAATTCTACTACAAAGAACCCCTTTTTGAAATTGTGCTTCAAAATGCAGGTCCTCAACTACTGGCCACGATAAAAACGATACGGGCGAATTCCGAGATGAGCTTGAAGGAGGTCAAGACGCTGGCCGAGAATACGCCGGCCGTATTGCCTGTATATTTTAAGGAACAAAGCGCCGTGGAAATAAAAGAAAAACTGGAAGAGATTCAAGCGGAAGTAGAGGTGAGGCGAATCCATCATCTT